One genomic region from Amia ocellicauda isolate fAmiCal2 chromosome 4, fAmiCal2.hap1, whole genome shotgun sequence encodes:
- the gmeb2 gene encoding glucocorticoid modulatory element-binding protein 2 isoform X1 has product MASSEVSVHVEEVVVVTTPDTAGDGAAVEEVKTMMVTTDLSQPSEDLTEECMESETETTTYTATPLLEKEAVLAVKLAEEVENMEPEIIYPITCGDSKANLVWKKFVCPGINIKCVQYNEHLISPKEFVHLAGKSTLKDWKRAIRLNGIMLRKIMDSGELDFYQHSKVCSNTCRSTKIDLVGNRASFSSQPSTEFIPITPASADGNCLSNFQALINGSPATFTVEASEDSTEWVTTIGEDTVAFWRGLKDAGLLEEVIEEFQKEVKETLKGLQDRIQQPPLQVNDAVLLNNIVQNFGMLDLVKKVLASHKSQMDRYREQYTRSLVALEQQCDEHRKRAKELKNKSQHLNNVLMTLTPVTNPPAPKRPRLTRATSGPASVATHVSTQPTQITLASGVPVTQLTNLPLGKVVSAIQGSGISNSSQQTATFTTSNSPLLGGYTVLASPGSGISNAVEIQPDASNLTVLSTAAIQDGSTIVKVVSPFQLLTLPALGATLQNMATAGGTIVAVPTSTMETTMTQAEETTVIEVKDDQVEKQ; this is encoded by the exons ATGGCATCATCGGAGGTCAGCGTGCACGTAGAGGAAGTGGTTGTGGTGACAACGCCTGACACCGCTGGCGATGGTGCTGCGGTGGAGGAAGTGAAGACCATGATGGTGACGACGGATCTGTCTCAGCCGAG TGAAGACCTCACAGAGGAGTGCATGGAATCGGAGACTGAGACCACCACTTACACTGCCACCCCCCTCCTAGAGAAAGAAGCTGTTCTAG CTGTGAAATTGGCAGAAGAAGTGGAGAATATGGAGCCAGAAATTATCTACCCCATAACCTGTGGTGACAGCAAAGCCAACCTTGTGTGGAAGAAATTTGTTTGTCCTGGAATTAATATAAAGTGTGTCCAA taTAATGAGCACCTGATCAGTCCTAAAGAATTTGTGCATTTAGCTGGGAAATCAACGCTGAAGGACTGGAAGAGAGCGATTCGCTTGAATGGTATCATGCtaag GAAAATCATGGACTCTGGGGAACTTGACTTCTACCAGCACTCCAAGGTGTGTTCAAATACCTGCCGTAGCACTAAGATCGACCTTGTGGGCAATCGGGCCTCCTTCAGCAGCCAGCCATCCACAGAGTTCATTCCCATAACCCCCGCCTCGGCCGATGGTAACTGCCTTTCAAACTTTCAAGCCCTCA TAAACGGTTCACCGGCCACTTTCACAGTGGAGGCTTCAGAAGACAGTACCGAATGGGTGACAACCATCGGAG AGGATACTGTTGCTTTCTGGCGAGGGCTGAAGGATGCCGGGCTGTTGGAGGAAGTGATCGAGGAGTTCCAGAAGGAGGTCAAAGAAACCCTGAAAGGACTGCAAGACCGAATACAGCAGCCTCCCTTACAGGTCAATG ATGCTGTCCTGTTGAATAACATAGTGCAAAACTTCGGCATGTTAGACCTGGTGAAGAAAGTCTTAGCAAGCCACAAGAGTCAAATGGATCGCTACCGGGAGCAGTACACACGCAGCCTAGTAG CGCTGGAGCAGCAGTGTGACGAGCACCGCAAGAGGGCCAAGGAGCTGAAGAACAAATCGCAGCACCTGAACAATGTCTTGATGACCCTGACGCCGGTCACCAACCCTCCCGCCCCCAAACGCCCCCGACTGACCCGCGCCACCTCCGGCCCTGCTTCTGTGGCCACCCACGTGTCCACCCAGCCTACGCAGATCACACTGGCCTCAGGGGTGCCAGTGACGCAGCTGACCAACCTGCCTCTTGGCAAAGTAGTGTCAGCCATCCAGGGCTCCGGCATCAGTAACTCCTCCCAGCAAACTGCCACCTTCACCACTTCCAACTCGCCTCTTCTCGGGGGCTACACTGTCCTGGCTTCTCCTGGCTCGGGCATCTCCAACGCGGTTGAAATCCAGCCTGACGCTTCCAACTTGACTGTCCTCAGTACGGCGGCCATCCAGGACGGCAGCACTATTGTCAAAGTGGTCAGCCCCTTCCAGTTACTCACGCTGCCAGCGCTGGGCGCCACCCTTCAAAATATGGCAACAGCTGGCGGGACCATCGTGGCGGTGCCCACGAGCACCATGGAAACCACCATGACGCAGGCCGAGGAGACCACGGTGATCGAAGTCAAGGATGATCAAGTGGAAAAGCAATGA
- the gmeb2 gene encoding glucocorticoid modulatory element-binding protein 2 isoform X2, with protein MASSEVSVHVEEVVVVTTPDTAGDGAAVEEVKTMMVTTDLSQPSEDLTEECMESETETTTYTATPLLEKEAVLAVKLAEEVENMEPEIIYPITCGDSKANLVWKKFVCPGINIKCVQYNEHLISPKEFVHLAGKSTLKDWKRAIRLNGIMLRKIMDSGELDFYQHSKVCSNTCRSTKIDLVGNRASFSSQPSTEFIPITPASADVNGSPATFTVEASEDSTEWVTTIGEDTVAFWRGLKDAGLLEEVIEEFQKEVKETLKGLQDRIQQPPLQVNDAVLLNNIVQNFGMLDLVKKVLASHKSQMDRYREQYTRSLVALEQQCDEHRKRAKELKNKSQHLNNVLMTLTPVTNPPAPKRPRLTRATSGPASVATHVSTQPTQITLASGVPVTQLTNLPLGKVVSAIQGSGISNSSQQTATFTTSNSPLLGGYTVLASPGSGISNAVEIQPDASNLTVLSTAAIQDGSTIVKVVSPFQLLTLPALGATLQNMATAGGTIVAVPTSTMETTMTQAEETTVIEVKDDQVEKQ; from the exons ATGGCATCATCGGAGGTCAGCGTGCACGTAGAGGAAGTGGTTGTGGTGACAACGCCTGACACCGCTGGCGATGGTGCTGCGGTGGAGGAAGTGAAGACCATGATGGTGACGACGGATCTGTCTCAGCCGAG TGAAGACCTCACAGAGGAGTGCATGGAATCGGAGACTGAGACCACCACTTACACTGCCACCCCCCTCCTAGAGAAAGAAGCTGTTCTAG CTGTGAAATTGGCAGAAGAAGTGGAGAATATGGAGCCAGAAATTATCTACCCCATAACCTGTGGTGACAGCAAAGCCAACCTTGTGTGGAAGAAATTTGTTTGTCCTGGAATTAATATAAAGTGTGTCCAA taTAATGAGCACCTGATCAGTCCTAAAGAATTTGTGCATTTAGCTGGGAAATCAACGCTGAAGGACTGGAAGAGAGCGATTCGCTTGAATGGTATCATGCtaag GAAAATCATGGACTCTGGGGAACTTGACTTCTACCAGCACTCCAAGGTGTGTTCAAATACCTGCCGTAGCACTAAGATCGACCTTGTGGGCAATCGGGCCTCCTTCAGCAGCCAGCCATCCACAGAGTTCATTCCCATAACCCCCGCCTCGGCCGATG TAAACGGTTCACCGGCCACTTTCACAGTGGAGGCTTCAGAAGACAGTACCGAATGGGTGACAACCATCGGAG AGGATACTGTTGCTTTCTGGCGAGGGCTGAAGGATGCCGGGCTGTTGGAGGAAGTGATCGAGGAGTTCCAGAAGGAGGTCAAAGAAACCCTGAAAGGACTGCAAGACCGAATACAGCAGCCTCCCTTACAGGTCAATG ATGCTGTCCTGTTGAATAACATAGTGCAAAACTTCGGCATGTTAGACCTGGTGAAGAAAGTCTTAGCAAGCCACAAGAGTCAAATGGATCGCTACCGGGAGCAGTACACACGCAGCCTAGTAG CGCTGGAGCAGCAGTGTGACGAGCACCGCAAGAGGGCCAAGGAGCTGAAGAACAAATCGCAGCACCTGAACAATGTCTTGATGACCCTGACGCCGGTCACCAACCCTCCCGCCCCCAAACGCCCCCGACTGACCCGCGCCACCTCCGGCCCTGCTTCTGTGGCCACCCACGTGTCCACCCAGCCTACGCAGATCACACTGGCCTCAGGGGTGCCAGTGACGCAGCTGACCAACCTGCCTCTTGGCAAAGTAGTGTCAGCCATCCAGGGCTCCGGCATCAGTAACTCCTCCCAGCAAACTGCCACCTTCACCACTTCCAACTCGCCTCTTCTCGGGGGCTACACTGTCCTGGCTTCTCCTGGCTCGGGCATCTCCAACGCGGTTGAAATCCAGCCTGACGCTTCCAACTTGACTGTCCTCAGTACGGCGGCCATCCAGGACGGCAGCACTATTGTCAAAGTGGTCAGCCCCTTCCAGTTACTCACGCTGCCAGCGCTGGGCGCCACCCTTCAAAATATGGCAACAGCTGGCGGGACCATCGTGGCGGTGCCCACGAGCACCATGGAAACCACCATGACGCAGGCCGAGGAGACCACGGTGATCGAAGTCAAGGATGATCAAGTGGAAAAGCAATGA